The Watersipora subatra chromosome 1, tzWatSuba1.1, whole genome shotgun sequence genome has a window encoding:
- the LOC137408579 gene encoding POU domain, class 6, transcription factor 1-like: MDNTSGLNNLLAVAAAETLSVKPPTPASQPKAATGKTYAQPVPVTPQSLQHHSNFLFGQPQLANTAQPQFFIAGPSPSNASGMPYQQILIPINQPPIQQNVSGNQIPQQYITLPTVSLGVGAHAAGPSIQILPNPPIIAAANLTGLQPFTIMPNQPIVADSSPMNSAHIKQSPDVSSTNNTLLPQMFLPNSSSAILTNQSQQQDVSTTSVSHDLTNQMARFLPSIQSLVSTSIGNPNAVSNNGTDVVASAESTSPGVNETLVSSTEPGCVIEGINLDEIKEFAKQFKSRRLSMGLTQTQVGQALNVAEGPAYSQSAICRFEKLDITAKSAQKIKPVLEHWLLEAEARYHLGGGSVTGSDVSEKLKKRKRRTSFTPQAVEALTEHFLLNTHPSGSEMTSIANKLGYEREVVRVWFCNKRQALKNASKRHKPDDSTLKIPADPVLT; the protein is encoded by the exons ATGGATAATACTTCAGGACTCAACAACCTGCTCGCAGTAGCGGCAGCTGAAACTCTGAGTGTTAAACCACCGACTCCTGCAAGTCAGCCGAAAGCGG CGACAGGTAAAACGTACGCTCAACCAGTTCCTGTTACTCCCCAAAGCCTCCAGCACCATTCAAACTTTCTATTTGGGCAACCCCAGCTCGCCAACACAGCTCAGCCTCAGTTCTTTATCGCTGGCCCAAGTCCAAGCAATGCGAGCGGAATGCCCTATCAACAAATACTGATACCCATCAATCAGCCCCCTATTCAGCAAAATGTATCAG GTAACCAAATACCTCAACAATACATTACGCTTCCTACTGTTTCGCTTGGAGTTGGAGCTCATGCCGCTGGACCATCAATACAGATTCTTCCTAATCCTCCAATTATAGCCGCAGCCAACCTAACTGGCCTTCAACCCTTCACAATCATGCCAAACCAGCCTATAGTGGCGGACTCTTCTCCTATG AACTCGGCACACATCAAGCAGTCACCAGATGTCAGTTCCACTAACAATACTCTTCTCCCTCAAATGTTTCTGCCAAATTCGAGCTCTGCAATTCTTACCAACCAATCACAGCAACAGGATGTGTCAACCACCTCAGTATCGCATGACCTTACCAACCAA ATGGCAAGGTTTCTACCATCAATACAGTCTTTAGTAAGCACATCGATAGGGAATCCCAATGCTGTCTCTAACAATGGAACTGATGTAGTGGCATCTGCTGAATCTACTTCTCCAG GTGTAAATGAGACACTCGTCAGCAGCACCGAGCCTGGCTGTGTTATTGAAGGCATCAATTTGGATGAGATTAAGGAGTTTGCCAAGCAGTTCAAATCTCGACGCCTTTCGATGGGACTAACTCAGACTCAAGTAGGCCAAGCTTTGAATGTGGCTGAGGGACCAGCCTACAGCCAGTCAGCTATATGCAG GTTTGAGAAGTTGGATATTACAGCAAAAAGTGCCCAGAAGATAAAACCTGTTCTGGAGCACTGGCTACTGGAAGCAGAGGCGCGTTACCATCTAGGTGGTGGCAGTGTGACCGGCTCAGACGTGTcagaaaagttgaaaaagcGCAAAAGAAGAACTTCTTTTACTCCGCAGGCTGTTGAAGCGCTAACAGAGCATTTTCTCCTCAACACCCACCCATCTG GAAGTGAAATGACCAGCATCGCTAACAAGCTAGGTTATGAGCGAGAGGTGGTCAGGGTTTGGTTCTGCAACAAAAGACAAGCGCTGAAGAATGCATCAAAGAGACACAAACCGGATGACTCGACCCTTAAAATTCCTGCAGACCCTGTTTTGACTTGA